The Sceloporus undulatus isolate JIND9_A2432 ecotype Alabama chromosome 7, SceUnd_v1.1, whole genome shotgun sequence genome segment caagtcacatctgacttatggcaatccaaagTTGGACATATCCTGGGGTTGTCctaacaagtttcttcagaggaggcttgccattgacttcccctgaggctgagagagtgcaacttgcccaaggtcacccattggacttcatggccaagctggaaatcaaaccctggtccccagagagatcttgtagcacatctgaaactcaccgaaagaaagaagttggtagcatgaacatTCGTAGGCTTACAtccaagtgcatctgaggaagtagactgaagtctaggaaagctcatgctgccaacctttttctttcagtgattctcaaaggtgctacaagatctcgctacacactgattctacagacgaacatggctatatctttgaattctggtctccagagtcattgtccaaggctcaaaccactatgccacgctgccTTGATAACTGTAATGCTATTGGTCTCTTAAAATTGGTTAGTTATTGGTCTCTTATGAGATCCTATTGGTTTCTTATGGGTTATAAGTGCATAGTTCCTCTATGGCAGTCATGAGAACCTATGCCCAGTGTGTAGTTATCATTAAGTTGTAATTCTTATGTTGATTtggtttaaggagggaggggacagTGGgatttattgtattgcattgtatggattttattgatgtaagccgcctcgatcttgttggagaggaggaatagaaattattattattattattattattattattattattattattattattggttcaagtgttggactacaactctgaagaccagtaCTGTATTCAATTTGATTGCTTACACTACTGCATTTAACTTATCCACATATGCTTAGCCAGTACTTTTGCACTGGAAGTATAACAGTTGCTGTTGTTACGATTGCTGGGGTTTGGACTGAATTTCGTGATGTTCCTATTGTGTGAACCCTGCATTTGGCTCTGATTTGGCTCCTGAATGAATAATTTTATTGTGTCAGTGGCCTTGAGAGGGTTGTGTTACCCTGGAACGCAATATATACATCATGTAGCAGTGATGGTGGcaacaaggacaatgacagatgtgatgatgatgatgatgatgatgatgatgatgatgatgatgatgatgatgatggtgatgtgtTTCCACACTGCATTTCGTTTGCTTCCTAGGTCAGTCACAAATGCCGGGGGCTTTGGAGGGAGTGCGTCACCAACATGCAAGACGGCATCCGGACCTGTGACCAGTACGATTCCATTTTAGCCGACCATCCATGTACGTTTCCAGTTGCGGTCCATGTATTTTAGCCATTTAGGATGTACACAGGACATCTGAACCTTTATGAATTTGAACCTCCTATTCCAAACTGAAGCCCATCTTGAAGACGGAAGTTGGTCCGACCTTCTCCTAACTTGCTTTGGACCATCTACTCAGCTTCTATCTAGATGcatttgttgctgtgttgttCTTATGGGCCATCAGCTCCAACTTTTGGTGGCCATGTCCTTGTGATTCCCAAACtatggtcctccaggtgctttggacttcaagcAGCCCCAGTCAATGGTCAGGAaccctgggagttgaagtccaaaacatctggaggaccagactttgggaaccactgtcctagggttttctcagcaagattcggtcagaggtttgccattggctttggGTGCATTcccattgtagaaataatgcagtttgacaccactttaagtgctgtagctccatcctgtagaaacctgggctttgtagttttacaaggtcttccgctttctctgccaaagtgtgctggtgcctcaccaaactccaaacagtgatacttttattgggccaactagagctgctgccacactgcaacattaatgcagttcaacaccactttagctatcataaaactataaatccaaaaattccatagcattgcatgaagccatggcagttaaagcaatgtcaaactggatagccatctgtcaggagtgctttggttgtgagttcctgcatggcaaaagggggttgAACAGTGTGACCCTTGGAGTCTCCACCAACTCTATGTTTTATGGTTCTGTGGttctaaactgcattaattctgcagtgtggatgcagccacaggtACAGACAGGGCCAAAGTAATGCAAGGAGGGAAGATAGCCAAATAATAGCTCTTGGACAGTGGCTGACCATCCTTTGCCCACTTTGGCTTTGCCCTATTTTTTCCCAGTGAAAATCGTGGTCACCCGGGCATTGCTGATCACGGCCGATATCCTCTCTGGATTTGCTTTGGCCTTTCTGGTGTTAAGTCTTGACTGTGTCAAGTTTCTCAAGGATGAGCCCCAGGTCAAGCTGAAGATGTGCTACTCGTCGGGATTAGTGCTCGGAGTTGGAAGTAAGTAGCgccttccattgctctgcttttGTTGACTTAGAGGGAATCTACGTTGCAGCGCAACTGTGCAGACAAGGTTTGAGCTGCATCATGAAGCTAATGCAGTCTCTTCCGAGGTTTACAGGATCCAGTATTTGACAATATCAACTTTCCGGGTTGTTGTTCCTTTCTAAACAACCAATGAACCATGCATAGAGCGCATAGGTTTGTTAAGAGAGGTTTGGAAATGTATGGGTCCTATCTACCAAAGATGGCCAACGCTGGCATGGATGGCATCACTATGGTGCAGGCAGCAGCTCAGTATCTTGCGTAAAATGTTGATTATTGCAAATgttaattcttttaattcttttgatCGTTTAATGGTATTTTACTATAGTATGGTTGGGGGAGGAGGGAATAAATGGGGtgcattttaattgtacagtatgttgtattttatattgtcttttacctgatgctgtgagctgccttgatccTCTGGGGGAAAGACggcatataaatattattattattattattattattattattattattattaaaataagctGTAGCAATGGAGCGGTTGGCATCTGAAATCATCTTTGCCAAAGGAAATCACCACTCCGCTGGTTCCCAAACTGTTCCCAAAAAGCATTGGCTTTTCTTGGCTGTTGACCACTTCCACATGACGTAATTATAAcgctttgattccattttaacaacCATGGTAccatcctatggagtcttgggctttgcagtttggggaggcactagagctctctgaacgAGAAGTTTGCAAAcccacaaatcctaggattccccaGGATGTAGGatacagagccatggcagttaaagtggtatctaactcgattattttggcagtgcagatgcacctttgGGGTTCCCTCCAATTCTATAATTCGGTTGTTGTCCTTTTTGGTCCCCCGCTAGGCGTCCTTGGATTGGTGGGCTCCATTTGGTACGCCGTCGACGTCTACATGGAAAGAGCCACTTTGGTGCTCCATGGCGTGTTCTTGGGCGTCCACTACGACTTTGGCTGGTCTTGCTGGATGGGCATGGCTGGATCCGTGGGGTGCTTGGTGGCATCCATTGCACTCACCTGCTGCCTTTATGCCATCAAAGGTCAGTAAAGGGGGCACAAAGATGGTAATAGGTTCTCCTAAATTGTCCAAGACAAGTTTCAGGCTCCTAATTCCCACTCCTTTCATAAGCAATGAAAATCCATCCAGGCTGGTTATACAAAATCTGGGAAATAATAACTTTTACAAAGATGGAATAATGCATTAACTAACATACTCATTCAGtgatataggagtttatcacacgaaggggatcgggagcttatcccatgaatatcatGAAAAAATCACATAtttacacaaaatgatttcacatgacgccgcataataataataataataataataataataaaaattttaaatgtcCCAAACTAGAATCCAGTATTCTTTTTATCTTAACACTCAAAATGCACAGCCTtatatcatattttaaaatactcttcCCTTCCCTAATCTGCCCATTTGCAAAATGGAGAGAATACTGATCTACTTCAAAGGGTTGTTATTCAGATGATAAGACAATGGAGGCAAACCTCTCCAAGAGCACAAGAGCACCGTATATATCTTTGTAAATCCTgtcacttattttctttctttccaaagcaGACTCTGCCCCTTCCAGGAGATTTCAACGCACCGTGTACCACTCACGAACCGTCCCATCCAAGATGTATGCCGTCGCTTCCCGAGTGTGATCCGGGCTCAAAAAGGCCCTTTTGGATGGGATTGAGGACTTCGCTGCCGGGCATCTGTTCATGTCCAAGACTCTCCACCATCCCTCCAGCTCTGTTATCATGGTTTGGTCCCTGTAGAAGTCTCTATGCTGAAAGAGGGGTTGTTGATGATCCTCAGACCCTTTCAGCCATACTACGGGTGCGTTCCCACTATGACTTAAAGCGAATCCCCAATCGGGTTATATgaccgttgttcccatttgaaatcggtTCTGATCCGACTTTGATCGATTCCTGTCGCCATAAAGCTAGGCAAACGCAAACCCCCGGTTTTTCCAGACATGGGTTTCatagcagttcttttgaaaagaatcgattccgaagcgtgttcaacaagtgggaatgaaggatctgaattgcatcattctggaggggaggactaatggcagaggggtgtttaccatccatCCTCAGTTTTTAGTAGGTCCAccattccccccctcccacctgttctgtttcaaatgcaaaggcgcgttacagacgggcccatgaggcgccgtcattatgcgcgaggggtggcgcttcctgatgcgcctttcccctcgtgcgtaatgactacgtcaaaatggcagcggcacatacagatgggcgccgccattttgacgtagcggacgctttgcgtccgcatgtcacgcagtggaagtgacgctgcgagtggatgactagtgcctcgcggcgtctcttccggggcccaggaaggagcgcgattttcacgctccttctttgctgcgtccgggaaccgcgcggtttggatgctgcagttcctggatgcagcaaccagcagcggcgcgagactgccccttctgggccatctctAACGCGCCTAAGAATGCTTGGAAGTGGGATAGAAGAgtcgattcattgattttgcaactacttgcaattgcCTGGGCGATCCAATGGCAGCTCATAGCCAGGCAAGTAGTTTCAAAACCAATCAATTgattcttctatcaatttatttcatatatatatatatatatatatatatagttcccgaGCCGGGCTGCCCAGGCTGCCGCTTACATCATTGATAACGCAAAGATGATTGATATGCATTTTGAATTGGCGCAAACTAGTGGAGATGACAATCGTGCctaaaaaagaagcgattacaagggaATAATGAAatgatctgctttcatagtgggagcGACGGagcttttggaatcgatttactaACACAGAGTGAAGGTGAACCGcacaccggtttaaatgtaagtgggaatgggccatATGGCTATTGCTCCTTACTGTACCTTGCCTTCGGGTCCCTTGCCTTCTTTGAGAACATGAGCAGTTAAATGACTGAAATGGAGCACCATTCTCCATTGGCTTCAGTGGGTCTGAGGAGGAGCATGCAAGTCGACCAAGACTGTCTTGTTCCCATCTCTAGAAACCCCAAGACAGTactgatattattgttgttgtgtgtcttcaagttatttccgacttatggcaatcctaaggcttaTCACtgcattttctggggctgagagtgggtttccatggctgagctgggaatcaaacccgccttgagtccctgtatgggggaaaaggtgggatataggaaaatataataaaaataacaaccctgatctccagagttgtagtccagcattcaaaccacaacaccactacatcatgctggttctttAGTACTGGTAATGCCTATGGCAATTTGTTGTTGTGAAGTTGacttcaagtcagctttgacctaTGGCGATCTATGTATGAGAAAACATATCCAAGGGTATCTGcattggccatacagcaaagtaaaaaaaaatccacaatgcACAAAACAATAAAGGTATTGAAACAATAACGGTATCACCTATAATTTTGCACGTTGTTGATTATCACAACCATTGCTATTACATTTGGTGATGTACAGGAAtcacaatttatgagtaacatcggGACAAAAAatacatgactaaggattctgtatggtgagTTAGGGGAGGAGGTCAGCGAAGGGTAatgccatgagttactgcaccgggtgatgatgccaaccctaatgatgccactgttaAGAGGCCAGATTCCACCTTTACAGGTATGTCCTCTGTCCTCTGGCGGATGAAGGGTGGCATCCGAGGCTCCGCTGCTCCTTTTGTGAGCTCTTGGCCTGGCAACTATTGGAAGCAATCGACAAAATCCCACTGGCAGTGGCACAAGCCACACCGACTGCAGCCATCCAATAGGAATAGCCAAGTTCGTACGTAACGCCAGGGATGCCCAAACTGACCTGAAAGAGAACGGCGCAAGTGAGTCCCTTTAGAAAATGCCACGGTTGAcaagatggaaaagaaaagacaggGTCCTGGGAGGGATGTTAGAACACAAGTTGGTCAGTGGTTCAGTGGTGGAGCAACCTCCTTTGCATGCAGAACCCAGGGATGAATTAGCTGGCCTCTATGATTCCTTCTGAAGCTGCCTTTCTGCAACCCTAAAGAATGTGTTCAATTTTCTAGCTACCTGAAcgccacctttgagactagtcCCTTCCTCTGTGATGCCAAACTTACCTCTAGCTTGTACTTCTGTACTGTGTCGATGCCATACCAGAGAACTGCAACTGCTCCAGAAAGACCTATGAAGGAGAGACAATTCCACATTGTTGGTCTCGGCAATTGATATGTTTGGTTTGATAGGATTTCTCTTCCAAAagagaaagctcatgctaccaacttctatcttccAGTTTGTCTCCAGGGTGCTGCAAGATcgctttaaattttattattaatctcCGCACCAGAAGTGTTGCTCAGCTTGGATTGATGTTAAAGATACCTAAAAGCCTGGTGTCGTTGCTGTCGTTTGGAAAGGTGGCTAGAAACAAGTAGTCGAAGGCCTGGGAAAGAATTGCATTCTGCTCTACGTCTCCTTTTCCTTACCTCCTAGGAGAAACAGGGACCCAGCAGCAAAGGAAAACTTGTATTTTTGTGGGACCTTGTCATGGCAGAGGTTGGTGCAATTCATCCCTGCGACGAATAGCGGCACAGCAGAAAGAGTCATAAAGCCAGACAGAATCACCAAACCCCGTGTGACGACAAGAACGGCTGGGGAGACATCAGGagagaatcatagcactatacaGTTGGAAAAGGCTTTATGAGACGGATCTCTCTGCCATATTCTCCACCTAAATTCTGCTCCATTTCCTCAATACGATTCCTATCTTCCAACATCTTAGCCATCCCTTCCCTGCTTGATGCGCAACCGTCTGTGACGACTCGGGTTTCCAACCAATTGCACATCTATCTGACAGtgttcccatcttttccccatttAATCGGTTTGctattcaaaatattttggagGAACCTTATCATACGCGGTGCTGAAATCCTGCAGAATGACATCCTTGCTTATTCTTTTTCCATGGTACCATATAAAATTACACAGACAAGCATCATGTCATGTACGTATTTGCAACCTTTCCAGATAATGTCCAAGTGTTTTTCCCCTCAAGGTACTGAGGTTTGtgcagcggtttgagcattggacaaggactctggagaccagggttcgatccccTGCCTGCCTTTAGAAgatcattgggtgatcttgagtgaGTAACATACTCTCAGCCCAGAAAGTTACACAATCGGTTTGCTTTATGGTTGTTATAAGTTGGGAACGACTTGAtgatacacaataacaacaacaacaggggttTGTAGAGGGAGAATTGACTTAAACATGCAACATACATTTGGAGTATGCATGCCACTTCAGAGAAGGGATGTAGCAAAGGGAAAGGAGCAGGGCTGGCACTACTATTAAGTGGACTTGGGCATTTTTGTCAGGCAGTAAAGGCAGAGAGGTGGCAGCAAAGGGCACATCTGTATATAAGGTATCTTCCTTCTAATCCTCCCTGTCCTCTCAGCTATCTTCCTTGAGATGTGGAGGATGCTTGATGGCAGAGATGAGGAAAGTTGGGGAGAAGAAGTGAGTGTTGGGACCCACACTCCTCCCAGCACTATGGCACCAAAGTTACCAACTGCTGcgacaaccaaccaaccaaccaccgTCACACCCCGATCTCTTCTGTTAGAATTAGTTTGTTTCCCTCTTATAATAAACCAATAATACAACTTTGATTTACATCCCGCTTTTTGTGAAAACCATCTTACCTGGATGTTCGCCGAGATAGGAGACGGGGATGTCACAAGTCCAGAGGTCAGCCACGTTGTCGAAGATGCACTCGCTCCACAACCCCCGGCACCGAACGCTCAAGCCCACCGAAGACAAGGGATCCTTGGCATCTTGctgcaaagaaagaagaaagtgcatgCAAGAACGAGCGCCAATGGGTCTTTATAATGACAGAATAATGACAGAATATcctcctgattaatcctctcttgtctcgctttttcagctgcatttaataTGTCCCAAGTTCTCTCTCTTCCTaacactttccctctttgtcctcagcttacttcacttgttgcaaact includes the following:
- the LOC121936407 gene encoding claudin-16-like yields the protein MAVVLQLASFCVAFSSTLFLIAATWTDCWMVNADDSLEVSHKCRGLWRECVTNMQDGIRTCDQYDSILADHPLKIVVTRALLITADILSGFALAFLVLSLDCVKFLKDEPQVKLKMCYSSGLVLGVGSVLGLVGSIWYAVDVYMERATLVLHGVFLGVHYDFGWSCWMGMAGSVGCLVASIALTCCLYAIKADSAPSRRFQRTVYHSRTVPSKMYAVASRV
- the LOC121937245 gene encoding claudin-16-like, which gives rise to MPFFWCIQEEMSKEPGKAVLAKAQHIFSEMFSLCFHKGGKCTGFEHTIPPQKFFLLGVAGCLPPGHKERIFATGGKVAPECGIAIQGMAVAADVLTLVLGGLGLVLLILCAGSDCWRQDAKDPLSSVGLSVRCRGLWSECIFDNVADLWTCDIPVSYLGEHPAVLVVTRGLVILSGFMTLSAVPLFVAGMNCTNLCHDKVPQKYKFSFAAGSLFLLGGLSGAVAVLWYGIDTVQKYKLEVSLGIPGVTYELGYSYWMAAVGVACATASGILSIASNSCQAKSSQKEQRSLGCHPSSARGQRTYL